In Vanrija pseudolonga chromosome 4, complete sequence, a single window of DNA contains:
- the TIC32_1 gene encoding short-chain dehydrogenase TIC 32 — translation MSAGDKFTKDTTAQEVAETFGDRIKGRYVVVTGTSPGGLGYETARAIATQGPKLLVLAARDQAKLDAAKADILKETPSANIATVILDLDSQAQVRKAAADIAALGDPDVLINNAAIMMNPYGKTSDGLESQFGTNYVGPWLLTALLLPSILKTPSPRVVVVSSAGHRSSDIRWDDLGFSEGKEYEKRAAYGQSKTGNILHALALSEKYGDKGLVAVSLHPGVIMTNLSRHLTQEDFSAFSAFWNEDGSPKPGLFKSIPQGAATTVTAAFDPRWEKHNGVYLVDSQIAPDLPTTGGEDLLVGGMGYILPYAKDKKAALRLWDLTNKITGENF, via the exons ATGAGCGCCGGAGACAAGTTTACCAAGGACACCACCGCGCAGGAGGTCGCCGAGACGTTTGGCGACCGCATCAAGGGACGTTATG TCGTGGTCACTGGCACGTCGCCTGGCGGACTGGGATACGAGACTGCGCGCGCCATCGCGACGCAGGGACCCaagctgctcgtgctcgcggcgcgcgaccaggCCAA GCTCGACGCAGCCAAGGCCGACATCCTCAAGGAGACGCCCTCGGCCAACATTGCCAccgtcatcctcgacctcgactccCAGGCGCAGGTGCGCAAGGCGGCCGCGGAcatcgcggcgctcggcgaccccGACGTGCTCATCAACAACGCGGCCATCATGATGAACCCGTACGGCAAGACGAGCGACGGGCTCGAGTCGCAGTTCGGCACCAACTATGTCGGCCCGTGGCTGCTCACCGCGCTGCTCCTGCCCTCGATCCTGAAGACGCCTAGCCCGCGCGTGGTtgtggtgtcgtcggcgggccaCCGCTCGTCGGATATCCGCTGGGACGACCTCGGATTctccgagggcaaggagtacgagaagcgcgcggcgTACGGACAGAGCAAGACGGGTAACAtcctgcacgcgctcgctctgTCCGAGAAGTACGGCGACAagggcctcgtcgccgtgtcgctCCACCCCGGCGTCATCATGACCAACCTCTCTCGTCATCTCACGCAGGAGGACTTCagcgccttctcggccttctggAACGAGGATGGGTCCCCCAAGCCAGGCCTCTTCAAGAGCATTCCCCAGGgagccgcgacgacggtcaCGGCCGCCTTCGACCCCCGCTGGGAGAAGCACAACGGTGTCTACCTCGTCGACTCACAGATCGCGCCCGATCTCCCCACGACTGGCGGTGAGGATCTCCTCGTTGGTGGAATGGGCTACATCCTGCCATAtgccaaggacaagaaggccgcgcTGAGGCTTTGGGACCTCACCAACAAGATTACCGGCGAGAACTTCTGA